The nucleotide window GAAGCGCACATCTTACATTTGGGCGAGGATAAAGCTAGATCCAGCATGCAGATTCTCAAGATCCGTATCGTACTCGATCATACTGAGGAGGTCTTCCGAGACCTGGAATTGGAATATGATGGAACCATGGAGCAACTTCATGAAAGCATATTGGCCGCTTTCGATGTGGAGAACGACCAGATGGCCTCCTTCTACAAGAGCGATGAGCACTGGAATAAAGGAGAAGAGATCGCACTGGTGGATATGGGCGCCAGCGAAGAGCCGGTCCTGCTGATGTCAGAAACAGCCATCAAGGACTGTCTGGAGGAACGCTCCCGCATGCTCTACGTCTATGATTTCCTCAACCTGCGCATCTTCTATATGGAGGTGCTCTCCCTCTCCGATGCCGACCCAGCGTTGGAATATCCACGAATTGCCATGGCCTTGGGTGAACTGCCTCCGGTGGATGACCCATTCGACATGGACAGCCTCATGGAAGGTATCGACCTGAGCGAGTCGCGGGATAATGTCAAAGTCGATGACGACCCCTATGCTGATGAAGACGATATGGACGCCTGGGATGAAGGGAGTGGCATGGAGAACCTGGACGACTACGAAGGGCTCATCTGATCCATGATGGCCTGTACTACCAAGCCCGTATTGCTTTCTATCGTGGGCCCCACAGCGGTGGGCAAGACTGCATTGAGCATCCAAGTGGCCAAACATTTCAAAGCCCCTATCCTATCGGCCGATTCCCGGCAGATGTACAGGCATATCCCCATCGGCACGGCACGTCCGAGTTTGGAAGAGCAAGACGGGGTCGCCCATCATTTCATCGATTGTTTGGATCTGGAAGAAGAGTACAGTGCCGGACAGTTCGAGCGGGATGCCTTGGAACTCATCCAAGGAGAATTGAATCATCATCCGGTCATCCTGTTGGTAGGTGGCTCGGGACTCTGTGTCAAAGCCTTACTGGAAGGGCTGGACGATGTACCCAAAGATGAGCATATCAGGGAGCAATTGATCCAGAGACATCGCACAGTAGGGCTGGCACCCTTGCTGGAAGAACTGGCAGAATATGACCCGGAGAGCTACGCGCGTATAGACCGACAGAACCCTCAGCGGGTGATACGGGCATTGGAAGTCTGCCTGACCTCCGGACGTCCCTTCAGTTCTTTTCATTCCAAAAAGAAGGTCGATCGACCCT belongs to Flavobacteriales bacterium and includes:
- the miaA gene encoding tRNA (adenosine(37)-N6)-dimethylallyltransferase MiaA, which translates into the protein MACTTKPVLLSIVGPTAVGKTALSIQVAKHFKAPILSADSRQMYRHIPIGTARPSLEEQDGVAHHFIDCLDLEEEYSAGQFERDALELIQGELNHHPVILLVGGSGLCVKALLEGLDDVPKDEHIREQLIQRHRTVGLAPLLEELAEYDPESYARIDRQNPQRVIRALEVCLTSGRPFSSFHSKKKVDRPFQSVLVGLRRDRMELKERIAQRYGEMMESGWMDEAREVYDKRHLNSLNTVGYKEIFRFLDGEWDEEVMEKEVIKETQRFAKRQMTWFKKMSDIHWLDLPHERPVEQIIDWVESYS